In Trichoderma breve strain T069 chromosome 4, whole genome shotgun sequence, the following proteins share a genomic window:
- a CDS encoding ras family domain-containing protein — MAEAPKPSSSVKLVLLGEAAVGKSSLVLRFVNNDFQENKEPTIGAAFLTQKCNLPTRTIKFEIWDTAGQERFASLAPMYYRNAQAALVVYDITKPTSLVKARHWVAELQRQASPGIVIALVGNKLDLAGESNVSTEEAQSYAEEESLLFFETSAKTGHNVTEVFTAIANAIPETSLKSARGAGAAGTANRAGDEQRVNLSGPRDAGAKDGCAC, encoded by the exons ATGGCGGAAGCTCCCAaacccagcagcagcgtcaaGCTGGTGCTCCTCGGTGAAGCCGCAGTCGGAAAG TCATCCCTCGTCTTGCGATTCGTCAACAACGACTTCCAAGAGAACAAGGAGCCGACTATTGGTG CGGCGTTCCTGACGCAAAAGTGCAACCTGCCCACCCGAACCATCAAGTTTGAGATTTGGGATACCGCTGGTCAAGAGCGATTTGCCTCTCTGGCGCCCATGTACTACAGAAACGCCCAGGCCGCCCTTGTCGTCTACGACATCACCAAGCCCACATCCCTCGTCAAGGCCAGACACTGGGTCGCCGAGCTCCAACGACAAGCCTCGcccggcatcgtcatcgccttGGTAGGAAACAAGCTAGATTTGGCTGGCGAATCGAACG TGTCaacagaagaagcccagTCGTatgctgaagaggagagcCTGTTATTTTTCGAGACGAGTGCAAAGACGGGCCACAACGTTACCGAAGTCTTCACAGCCATTGCAAATGCGATCCCCGAGACGTCTCTCAAGAGTGCTAGGGGAGCCGGCGCAGCGGGCACAGCCAACAgggctggagatgagcaAAGGGTGAACCTATCAGGACCAAGGGATGCCGGAGCAAAGGATGGATGTGCCTGTTAG